A genomic segment from Nitrosopumilus sp. K4 encodes:
- a CDS encoding phosphatase PAP2 family protein, with translation MQNWIFDIRSRSFVLLVAAFVFASLLVIFEVTENLDQSVISFMAENSGNSFTHFVMQIITESGDSFYMLGFGILMLIIKRTRRVGITLMILIVLSTLLTGYIKCGVDRDRPEFEYEGVSFPVGISKDTFALFCEGGYNASYPSGHAARSMIFGIVLGFALSQRFPRGAYLLLLYPVLVSLSRVYVLQHYPMDVIGGALLGVLLAGVLAKRTKLYKIFEKSKS, from the coding sequence TTGCAAAATTGGATTTTTGATATCAGGTCACGTTCATTTGTATTGTTGGTTGCAGCCTTTGTCTTTGCATCACTATTGGTAATTTTCGAAGTTACTGAAAATCTTGATCAATCTGTGATTTCTTTTATGGCCGAAAACTCTGGTAATTCTTTCACTCATTTTGTAATGCAGATTATCACTGAAAGTGGTGATTCGTTTTACATGTTGGGATTTGGCATCTTGATGCTGATAATAAAAAGGACTAGAAGAGTTGGCATTACCTTGATGATCTTGATAGTGCTATCTACTTTGCTTACTGGCTACATTAAATGCGGGGTGGATAGAGACCGCCCCGAATTTGAATACGAAGGCGTATCTTTCCCTGTTGGTATTAGTAAGGACACATTTGCTTTATTTTGTGAAGGTGGATACAATGCATCATATCCATCAGGACATGCTGCAAGGTCCATGATTTTTGGAATTGTTCTGGGTTTTGCATTGTCTCAAAGGTTCCCACGAGGAGCGTATCTGTTGTTATTATATCCAGTATTGGTCTCTTTGAGTAGGGTGTATGTTCTTCAGCATTACCCTATGGATGTAATTGGTGGTGCATTGTTAGGCGTTTTACTTGCAGGTGTTTTGGCAAAAAGAACAAAACTGTATAAAATTTTTGAAAAATCAAAATCCTAA
- a CDS encoding ATPase V, with the protein MATLEKLVLELRKKKQEATKLKNKAEKQYKEYRSLERRSSSGLNTIDKKIESEKEDASEVSETLTQKNAQIESIERLIASAKERLEREKEAIIQAEQEIEFAETPEEKSYAESRLKTLQNHIGELEFEIKSRTKTAKKLADEVAKFNDIKSKISSKIQKQTKAKPDLREKMATGHKQAKKLEKELEKRTKAEESAKKALERATARLKEYLSKKKPTKKSAPKKKTVKKTTKKKPAKKKPARKTAAKKASKKKPTKKSAPKKKTVKKTTKKKPAKKKPARKTAAKKASKKKPTKKSAPKKKTVKKTTKKKPAKKKSRK; encoded by the coding sequence TTGGCAACATTAGAAAAATTAGTACTTGAATTAAGAAAAAAGAAACAAGAAGCAACTAAGTTAAAGAATAAAGCTGAAAAGCAGTATAAAGAATATAGATCACTTGAAAGAAGATCTTCCTCTGGATTAAACACTATTGATAAAAAAATCGAATCTGAAAAAGAAGATGCATCAGAAGTTTCTGAAACTTTAACTCAAAAAAATGCTCAAATTGAGAGTATTGAAAGATTGATAGCATCTGCCAAAGAAAGATTGGAACGCGAAAAAGAGGCTATCATTCAAGCAGAACAAGAGATTGAATTTGCTGAAACCCCTGAAGAAAAGTCATATGCTGAGTCAAGATTAAAAACACTTCAAAATCATATCGGTGAACTGGAATTTGAAATAAAGTCTAGAACCAAAACTGCAAAAAAACTTGCTGATGAGGTGGCCAAGTTCAATGATATTAAATCCAAAATATCCTCAAAAATTCAAAAACAGACCAAAGCCAAACCTGATTTGAGAGAGAAAATGGCTACCGGGCACAAACAGGCTAAGAAATTAGAAAAGGAGCTAGAGAAAAGAACCAAGGCAGAAGAATCAGCTAAAAAAGCACTTGAACGAGCAACTGCTAGACTAAAAGAATACCTTTCTAAGAAAAAACCAACAAAAAAATCTGCCCCTAAGAAAAAAACTGTAAAGAAAACAACAAAAAAGAAACCTGCAAAGAAAAAACCTGCTAGAAAGACTGCTGCAAAGAAAGCATCTAAGAAAAAACCAACAAAAAAATCTGCCCCTAAGAAAAAAACTGTAAAGAAAACAACAAAAAAGAAACCTGCAAAGAAAAAACCTGCTAGAAAGACTGCTGCAAAGAAAGCATCTAAGAAAAAACCAACAAAAAAATCTGCCCCTAAGAAAAAAACTGTAAAGAAAACAACAAAAAAGAAACCTGCAAAGAAAAAATCTAGAAAATAG
- a CDS encoding transcription initiation factor IIB family protein — MLSELIHQNNCKKIRIVTDFDTGEIACQNCGAVSPEKAVALGPENTGLTKEEYLTSFRAGRKISLKMADMGLPTIIESKDKDATGKSLSRENRKMFYRLRIWDRNSRSANTVKSLQKAFLLLDGIKTKLAIPESVVEQTAYIFRKISAKKILSGRSTSSILCATVYIACRLTNTPRTLQDIANAGNIRRKNLQKTYRFLVKELEIYPEAYNPHEFVSRISKAIKISEKTERLAFRIVTLAEKEGISTSKNPMAIAAAAVHVAAQKNKEKASQVKISQTSGISAVTIRDRTKEIKKRIWSEI; from the coding sequence ATGCTTAGTGAGTTAATTCATCAAAATAACTGTAAAAAAATTAGAATTGTTACAGATTTTGATACGGGTGAGATTGCATGTCAAAATTGTGGTGCAGTATCACCAGAAAAAGCAGTGGCATTAGGTCCTGAAAACACAGGGTTGACAAAAGAAGAATACTTAACTTCATTCAGAGCAGGAAGGAAAATTTCTCTAAAGATGGCAGATATGGGATTGCCAACGATTATAGAATCAAAGGATAAAGATGCAACAGGCAAATCACTTTCAAGAGAAAACCGTAAAATGTTTTATCGTTTGCGTATATGGGACAGAAATAGTCGTTCAGCAAACACTGTAAAATCATTGCAAAAGGCATTTTTGTTGTTAGACGGGATTAAGACAAAACTTGCAATACCCGAATCAGTGGTAGAGCAAACAGCGTATATTTTTAGAAAAATATCTGCAAAAAAGATACTTAGTGGAAGGTCCACATCCAGTATTCTTTGTGCTACCGTATACATTGCATGTAGATTGACAAACACCCCAAGAACCCTGCAAGATATTGCAAATGCAGGAAATATCAGAAGAAAAAATCTACAAAAGACATACAGATTTTTGGTCAAAGAGTTAGAAATTTACCCTGAAGCATACAATCCCCATGAATTTGTATCAAGGATTTCAAAGGCAATTAAAATCTCTGAAAAAACAGAAAGATTAGCGTTTAGAATTGTAACTCTAGCTGAAAAAGAAGGAATATCTACTAGCAAAAACCCAATGGCAATTGCAGCAGCTGCAGTTCATGTAGCTGCACAAAAAAATAAAGAAAAAGCATCACAGGTTAAAATTTCTCAGACATCAGGAATCAGTGCAGTGACTATCAGAGATAGAACTAAAGAAATCAAAAAAAGAATATGGAGCGAAATTTAA
- a CDS encoding cysteine desulfurase, giving the protein MQSAQSSFENLRKDFPILERKVRDNKPLVYLDNASTTQKPNQVIDAISDYYQNHNANIHRAVYALAEEATEAFESTRDKVANFINVKNRNEIIFVRGTTEAINLVAYAWGRTHVNEGDVVVSTEYEHHSNIVPWQLLTQEKHAKIEYIGMDDNGELILDDLDKLLDTGKVKLVAFSLMSNVLGTITDAEKIIAKCKAKGVLTLVDGAQAVPHMKVDVDKLGCDFFAFSGHKMLGPTGIGVLWVKKEILETMNPFHGGGDMIREVHKYETTWNDLPYKFEAGTPNIADVVGLGAAIDYLTKLGMDNVRQHEIELTKYAIEKLSQVKGLQIYGTKDISKRGGVISFNFADVHPHDVAQIIDEEGIAVRSGHHCAQVLMERLNVAATSRASFYIYNTKEDIDALVNSLNKVARLFKL; this is encoded by the coding sequence ATGCAAAGCGCTCAGTCATCTTTTGAAAATTTAAGAAAAGATTTTCCAATACTTGAAAGAAAAGTTAGAGACAACAAACCTCTTGTGTATCTTGATAATGCATCAACAACTCAAAAACCAAATCAGGTAATTGATGCAATAAGTGATTACTATCAAAATCATAATGCAAATATTCATAGAGCAGTTTATGCGCTTGCTGAAGAAGCAACTGAGGCCTTTGAATCTACGCGTGACAAAGTTGCAAATTTCATTAATGTAAAAAATAGAAACGAAATAATCTTTGTCAGAGGGACCACTGAGGCAATCAATCTTGTAGCGTATGCATGGGGAAGAACTCATGTTAATGAAGGTGATGTTGTAGTTTCTACTGAATATGAACATCATAGTAATATTGTTCCGTGGCAACTACTTACTCAAGAAAAGCATGCAAAAATTGAGTATATTGGCATGGATGATAACGGGGAGCTCATTTTAGATGATCTTGATAAGTTGCTTGATACTGGAAAAGTAAAACTAGTTGCTTTTAGTTTGATGTCAAATGTTTTGGGAACAATTACTGATGCTGAAAAAATTATTGCAAAATGCAAAGCAAAAGGTGTCTTGACATTGGTTGATGGTGCACAAGCAGTACCTCACATGAAAGTTGATGTTGACAAACTAGGATGTGATTTTTTTGCATTCTCTGGACACAAAATGCTTGGTCCTACTGGCATTGGTGTGCTGTGGGTCAAAAAAGAAATTCTTGAAACAATGAACCCTTTCCACGGTGGTGGTGATATGATTAGAGAGGTTCACAAATATGAGACCACCTGGAATGATCTACCTTACAAATTTGAAGCAGGAACTCCAAATATTGCAGATGTGGTTGGATTAGGAGCTGCAATCGATTATCTTACAAAACTTGGAATGGATAATGTCAGACAACATGAAATCGAATTGACAAAATATGCCATTGAGAAACTCTCTCAGGTAAAGGGACTCCAAATTTACGGCACTAAAGATATTTCAAAAAGAGGTGGTGTGATCTCATTTAATTTTGCAGATGTTCACCCACATGATGTGGCACAGATTATTGATGAGGAGGGAATTGCAGTTCGTTCAGGTCATCACTGTGCACAGGTATTGATGGAACGACTAAATGTTGCTGCAACATCAAGAGCAAGCTTTTACATCTATAACACAAAAGAAGACATTGACGCACTAGTAAATTCATTAAATAAGGTGGCGAGGTTATTCAAACTATGA
- a CDS encoding iron-sulfur cluster assembly scaffold protein — MSSNADIYHEMIIDYSRNPINYGEIENPDVTFHDSNPLCGDSIDIDMKIDENKVSDIKFHGKGCAICMACSSVLTEITKGKSIDEVRNIEKNDVLGELGLENLQAVRIKCALLSLKVLKSALYSYLGKHMKDSKDVDKLKEEAANLY, encoded by the coding sequence ATGAGTAGTAATGCCGACATTTACCACGAGATGATTATTGATTATTCAAGAAATCCTATTAACTATGGAGAAATTGAAAACCCTGATGTGACGTTTCATGATTCAAATCCATTATGTGGTGACAGTATTGATATTGATATGAAAATAGACGAGAACAAGGTATCTGATATCAAATTCCATGGAAAAGGTTGTGCAATATGCATGGCTTGCTCATCTGTCCTCACTGAAATTACAAAAGGCAAGAGCATTGATGAAGTAAGAAATATTGAGAAAAATGATGTGTTAGGTGAACTAGGTCTGGAAAATCTCCAAGCAGTACGTATAAAATGCGCACTGTTATCCCTCAAGGTTCTAAAATCTGCTCTCTACTCTTATCTTGGAAAACACATGAAAGATTCCAAAGATGTAGATAAGTTAAAAGAAGAGGCAGCAAATCTGTACTAG
- a CDS encoding DNA-binding protein: MAEFIPISQAKKMRSGVNVKAEVKSKGEPRTVNLKSGGTVDVCDAIIADGETEEEQMKLTLWGDDIKAVNVGDVVVITNGYTNEFKGEVSLTKGKYGQMEINPQ; this comes from the coding sequence ATGGCAGAATTTATCCCAATTTCACAAGCAAAAAAAATGCGAAGTGGAGTTAATGTAAAAGCCGAAGTAAAAAGTAAAGGAGAACCAAGAACTGTTAATCTCAAATCAGGCGGGACTGTAGATGTTTGTGATGCAATCATTGCAGACGGTGAAACAGAAGAAGAACAAATGAAATTAACACTCTGGGGAGACGATATCAAAGCAGTAAATGTCGGAGATGTCGTTGTTATTACAAATGGCTATACAAACGAATTCAAAGGCGAAGTATCCTTAACCAAAGGCAAGTACGGCCAAATGGAAATAAATCCTCAATAA
- the sufD gene encoding Fe-S cluster assembly protein SufD codes for MSQQTLSKISPNHIEEISSSRNEPEWLKEYRKNSLTVYENLPIETSPLYNKYTDAKKMDPEQVSFAAKTGDAIPAFLQKRLGELENNICVIQIGTNIQKINITDDVKSKGIVISSIADAIQNNQELVKKALEASKSNEDKFTALNNAAFNSGIFIHIPKNVVLDSPIHLVSCLSEDGISTISRNVIYADENSKATIVQELYSPKAEKQQAYLELLNTSVAANAHLDITTLQMMDQSTVNFSTRRTDLGQDAKVNWYSGLFGSLLSRYRIDYFLNGSGASANDSEVVFGNNEQDFDIQTNVNHESPSTEGRVVEKSILRDKSKSLFKGMIRIKEKAAKSNSFLSGRSILLDKGAKSDAIPGLEIFTNDVKATHSASVAQIDEEQIFYLRSRCLSKEEAERTIVEGFLEPLSRKMSYQVRAWIAYLIESKWEGKELTINTDEELTKFVEVEETRYNEDSEIEQHYKYR; via the coding sequence ATGTCTCAGCAAACACTTTCCAAAATAAGCCCTAATCATATAGAAGAAATCTCTTCCTCAAGAAATGAACCTGAATGGTTAAAGGAATACCGAAAGAATTCTCTTACTGTGTATGAAAATCTTCCAATTGAAACATCTCCTCTTTACAACAAATACACTGATGCAAAAAAGATGGATCCTGAACAGGTTTCGTTTGCAGCAAAAACGGGCGATGCAATACCAGCATTCTTGCAAAAAAGACTAGGAGAGCTTGAAAACAACATCTGTGTTATTCAGATTGGAACAAACATTCAAAAAATTAACATCACAGATGATGTAAAATCAAAAGGAATTGTCATATCTTCGATTGCCGATGCAATTCAAAACAACCAAGAACTTGTAAAAAAAGCACTAGAAGCATCAAAATCAAATGAAGATAAATTCACCGCATTAAACAATGCAGCATTTAATTCAGGAATATTTATTCACATTCCAAAAAATGTTGTTTTAGATTCCCCTATACATCTAGTTTCATGCTTGTCTGAAGATGGAATTTCTACAATTTCTCGAAATGTAATTTATGCAGATGAAAACAGCAAAGCAACAATTGTTCAGGAATTGTATTCTCCCAAAGCAGAAAAACAGCAAGCCTATCTTGAGTTACTAAATACGTCTGTTGCTGCAAATGCACATCTTGACATTACTACTCTTCAAATGATGGATCAAAGTACTGTAAACTTTTCAACTAGAAGAACTGATCTTGGACAAGATGCCAAAGTCAATTGGTATTCTGGATTGTTTGGTTCTTTATTGTCTAGATACAGAATTGATTATTTCCTTAATGGGTCTGGCGCATCTGCTAATGACTCTGAAGTTGTTTTTGGAAATAATGAACAAGATTTTGATATTCAAACCAACGTAAACCATGAGAGCCCTTCAACTGAGGGAAGAGTTGTTGAAAAATCTATTCTTAGAGACAAATCAAAATCTCTTTTCAAAGGGATGATTAGAATCAAAGAAAAAGCCGCAAAATCAAATTCTTTCTTGTCTGGACGCTCTATTTTACTGGATAAAGGTGCAAAATCCGATGCTATACCTGGACTGGAGATTTTCACAAATGATGTTAAAGCAACACACTCTGCATCTGTTGCACAAATTGACGAAGAACAAATCTTTTACTTGCGGTCCAGATGTCTCTCAAAAGAAGAAGCAGAGAGAACTATTGTTGAAGGATTCTTAGAACCTCTATCAAGAAAAATGTCTTATCAGGTTAGGGCGTGGATTGCATATCTTATTGAATCTAAATGGGAAGGAAAAGAACTGACAATTAATACTGATGAGGAGCTAACAAAATTCGTTGAGGTTGAAGAGACTCGCTACAACGAAGATTCTGAAATTGAACAACACTACAAGTATAGGTGA
- a CDS encoding HD domain-containing protein, protein MRDIELLQKYVKQRMENDPAHDFAHIMRVFNNAKKLCKKEKANEKLVLSAALLHDIVSYPKSDKRSKLSSIKSAQEAQNILIKMNYAFDDVEIICDAIRDHSFSRGEIPKTLEGKILQDADRLDAIGAIGIARVFAVSGSEQRPFYNNDDPFCKHRMPDDKTWALDHFYQKLLKLESLMNTKSAKTEAKRRTRILKSFLSELKKEI, encoded by the coding sequence ATGAGAGACATTGAATTACTTCAAAAGTATGTGAAACAAAGAATGGAAAATGATCCTGCACATGATTTTGCTCATATAATGAGAGTATTCAATAATGCAAAAAAATTATGTAAAAAAGAAAAAGCTAACGAAAAACTTGTTCTTAGCGCAGCATTGTTGCATGATATTGTATCGTACCCAAAATCTGACAAACGTTCAAAACTTTCCTCTATTAAAAGCGCACAAGAAGCACAAAATATTCTTATAAAAATGAATTACGCTTTTGATGATGTTGAGATAATTTGTGATGCAATACGTGATCATAGTTTTTCAAGAGGTGAAATTCCAAAGACCTTGGAAGGTAAGATACTTCAGGATGCAGACCGACTTGATGCAATTGGTGCTATTGGAATAGCTCGGGTTTTTGCTGTAAGTGGCTCTGAACAAAGACCTTTTTACAATAATGATGATCCTTTTTGCAAGCACAGGATGCCTGATGATAAAACATGGGCTCTAGACCACTTTTATCAAAAATTACTCAAATTAGAATCACTGATGAATACAAAATCTGCAAAAACTGAGGCAAAGAGGAGAACTAGAATCTTGAAATCTTTTCTTTCTGAACTCAAAAAAGAAATTTAG
- a CDS encoding non-heme iron oxygenase ferredoxin subunit, whose protein sequence is MSEWIKACNLDQVKDGQMFGFTHDDKKILLANQKGTIHATDLICTHADADLSTGFLSDEGVRCPLHLSVFNLENGQPQNLPAETPLKVYNVKIEQNEIYVEV, encoded by the coding sequence TTGTCTGAATGGATAAAGGCTTGTAATTTAGATCAAGTAAAGGATGGTCAGATGTTTGGATTTACTCATGATGATAAAAAAATTCTTTTGGCAAACCAAAAAGGAACCATTCATGCTACTGATTTGATATGTACTCATGCTGATGCTGACCTTTCAACTGGCTTCTTGAGTGATGAGGGTGTTAGATGTCCATTACACCTTTCTGTTTTTAATTTAGAAAATGGACAGCCCCAGAACCTTCCAGCTGAAACCCCTCTCAAAGTATACAATGTTAAAATAGAGCAAAACGAGATTTACGTGGAGGTTTAA
- the sufB gene encoding Fe-S cluster assembly protein SufB, which yields MATENLDMDYSKYDFKDSTEMYVHLSKKGLTRETVIGISKMKNEPQWMLDFRLRAYDIFMKKPMPTWGGDLSVIDFQNIYYYAKASEKTEKNWDDVPEDVKNTFDKLGIPEAEKKFLAGVGAQYESEVVYHNLREDLEKQGVLFLDTDSALKEQPEIFKKYFGKVIPPEDNKFAALNSAVWSGGSFIYVPPGVKVDMPLQAYFRINAENIGQFERTLIVVDEGAEVHYIEGCTAPVYSSESLHSAVVELVAHKDAKLRYTTIQNWSNDVYNLVTKRAYAYEGATVEWIDGNIGSKLTMKYPGVYLMGERAYGETLSIAFAGKGQHQDTGAKMVHLAPNTTSKITSKSVSRLDGRSTYRGLLNVAKGATNVKSTVRCDALLLDDTSKTDTYPYMEINQEDATITHEATVGKIGDEQIFYLMTRGFTEEEALSLIVNGFMEPFTKELPMEYAVELNRLIKLEMDDSVG from the coding sequence ATGGCAACTGAAAACCTTGACATGGATTATTCAAAATATGATTTTAAAGACTCTACAGAAATGTATGTTCACCTTAGCAAGAAAGGCCTGACTAGGGAAACTGTGATTGGCATTAGCAAAATGAAAAATGAGCCACAATGGATGCTTGATTTTAGATTACGTGCATATGATATTTTTATGAAAAAACCAATGCCAACATGGGGTGGAGATCTTAGTGTTATTGATTTCCAAAATATTTACTATTATGCAAAAGCATCTGAAAAAACAGAAAAAAACTGGGATGATGTTCCAGAAGATGTCAAAAACACTTTTGATAAATTAGGCATTCCAGAAGCTGAAAAGAAATTCTTAGCAGGTGTTGGTGCACAGTATGAATCTGAAGTAGTTTATCATAATTTGAGAGAAGACTTGGAAAAACAAGGTGTTCTTTTCTTAGATACTGATTCTGCTCTAAAAGAACAGCCAGAGATTTTCAAAAAATACTTTGGTAAGGTTATTCCTCCTGAGGATAACAAATTTGCAGCACTAAACAGTGCAGTATGGAGTGGTGGCTCTTTCATCTATGTCCCTCCTGGTGTCAAAGTTGACATGCCTTTACAAGCATACTTTAGAATTAATGCAGAAAACATTGGACAATTTGAAAGAACTCTGATTGTTGTTGATGAGGGTGCTGAAGTACATTACATTGAAGGATGTACTGCTCCTGTTTACTCCTCAGAGTCATTGCACTCTGCTGTTGTGGAACTTGTTGCACACAAAGATGCAAAACTGCGTTACACGACAATTCAGAACTGGAGTAATGATGTATACAATCTTGTAACCAAGAGGGCATATGCATATGAAGGCGCAACCGTTGAATGGATTGATGGAAACATTGGAAGCAAACTTACAATGAAATATCCTGGTGTTTATTTGATGGGAGAAAGAGCCTATGGTGAAACCTTGTCTATTGCATTTGCAGGTAAAGGCCAACATCAAGATACTGGAGCAAAAATGGTACATTTGGCACCAAACACTACCTCGAAAATCACTTCAAAGTCTGTTAGCAGGTTAGATGGACGCTCAACATACCGGGGGTTACTCAATGTAGCAAAAGGTGCAACTAATGTTAAATCAACTGTGAGATGTGATGCACTGCTACTAGATGACACATCTAAAACTGATACATATCCATACATGGAAATCAATCAGGAAGATGCAACAATAACCCATGAAGCAACAGTTGGTAAGATTGGAGATGAACAAATCTTCTATCTTATGACTAGAGGTTTCACTGAAGAAGAGGCCTTGTCTCTGATTGTCAATGGATTCATGGAACCATTTACAAAAGAATTACCAATGGAATATGCAGTAGAGCTAAACAGACTCATCAAACTAGAAATGGATGATTCTGTAGGATAG
- the pgk gene encoding phosphoglycerate kinase: MKVLTLDDFDLKGKTVFLRVDMNCPIDPETMEISGTKRIEEAIQTIKDLDEAKVVVASHQGRVGNKDYTGMDKHAKVLEELMGKKIKYVEDVIGEAAQNAIRDLQNGEILLLDNLRLCAEENYEFSPEDAAKTIMVSRLSKLFDLCVLDSFPSAHRSHPSIVGFPHVLPACAGRIVEREVRNLDEIMTVAKAPHVIVLGGSKVPDRLEAIKMLIQNGRADHVLLTGLIGNVFMRAQARIKYPLGIKREEEVVAKAHSLIGEYPDVFSTPVDIAIDKDGQRVEIDVRDLGKGDSIYDLGPKTVEHYSKLIAGAGTVFISGPAGFFEKENFSHGTKGLLTAVANSMATTIVSGGHLTSALKKYGLAEKIDHISTAGGALVLYLTGDRLPMIKALEDAAIKHRAK, from the coding sequence GTGAAGGTACTCACATTAGATGATTTTGATCTTAAAGGTAAGACAGTTTTTTTGAGAGTAGACATGAATTGCCCCATAGATCCTGAAACTATGGAGATTTCAGGAACCAAACGTATTGAAGAAGCAATACAAACAATCAAAGATCTCGATGAAGCAAAAGTTGTCGTAGCATCACATCAAGGCCGTGTAGGAAACAAAGACTATACTGGAATGGACAAACATGCCAAAGTATTAGAAGAATTAATGGGCAAGAAGATAAAATATGTTGAAGACGTCATTGGAGAAGCAGCTCAGAATGCCATCAGAGATTTGCAAAACGGCGAAATTTTACTTTTAGATAATTTACGATTGTGTGCTGAAGAAAATTATGAATTTTCACCAGAAGATGCAGCAAAAACAATCATGGTTTCACGTCTTTCCAAATTATTTGATTTGTGTGTTCTAGACTCTTTCCCTAGTGCACATAGATCACACCCATCAATTGTTGGATTCCCGCATGTCTTGCCTGCATGTGCAGGAAGAATTGTAGAAAGAGAGGTAAGAAACCTCGATGAGATAATGACAGTTGCAAAAGCTCCCCACGTAATTGTGCTGGGAGGCTCAAAGGTGCCAGATAGACTAGAGGCAATAAAGATGCTAATTCAGAATGGAAGGGCAGACCACGTCTTGCTTACAGGATTGATTGGAAATGTCTTCATGAGAGCACAAGCACGTATCAAATATCCATTGGGAATAAAAAGAGAAGAAGAAGTGGTTGCAAAAGCACATAGTTTGATTGGAGAGTATCCAGATGTATTTTCAACGCCAGTAGATATTGCTATTGATAAAGACGGTCAAAGAGTAGAGATTGACGTAAGAGATCTTGGTAAAGGTGACAGCATTTACGATTTAGGTCCAAAAACAGTAGAGCACTATTCAAAATTAATTGCAGGTGCAGGAACTGTTTTCATTAGTGGTCCTGCAGGATTTTTTGAAAAAGAAAACTTCAGTCATGGGACGAAAGGATTACTAACGGCAGTTGCAAATTCAATGGCAACAACAATTGTGAGTGGAGGTCACTTAACTTCCGCACTAAAAAAATACGGGTTAGCTGAAAAAATTGATCATATCAGTACTGCAGGAGGTGCTTTAGTATTATACCTCACAGGAGATAGACTTCCAATGATCAAAGCATTAGAAGATGCTGCAATCAAACATAGAGCTAAATAG